A region of Plutella xylostella chromosome 29, ilPluXylo3.1, whole genome shotgun sequence DNA encodes the following proteins:
- the LOC105388227 gene encoding zinc finger CCCH domain-containing protein 15 homolog, protein MPPKKAAAAAPSKKNEQKKKEKVIEDKTFGLKNKKGAKQQKFIQQVEKQVKSGGIHPAKPMEDKKKTKEEKLKELAEMAALFKPVQTQKVQKGIDPKSVLCAFFKNGQCTKGDKCKFSHDLTIERKAEKRSLYVDMRDDDTMDNWDEAKLQEVVEKKHGEGDKNRPTTEIICKHFLEAVERSKYGWFWECPSGGKCIYRHALPPGFVLKRDKKKMEETKNQLSLVDLIERERAALGPNQTRITLETFLAWKKKKIKDKKDQQCKAEEQRRTDFKAGRAVGLSGREMFSFDPALAADGDSDDEGEAVDMGAYEREDDDDTQYRDIEFELIGAEASEVDDTGTKATEDRLQQLNEGLANGSSSPAEAEAAEVPINENLFLDEDLDEELQNLDLED, encoded by the exons ATGCCTCCTAAAAAGGCAGCTGCGGCTGCCCCCAGCAAAAAGAATGAGCAAAAGAAGAAGGAGAAAGTTATTGAG GATAAGACCTTCGGTCTCAAGAACAAGAAGGGCGCGAAGCAGCAGAAGTTCATCCAGCAGGTGGAGAAACAAGTGAAGAGCGGCGGCATCCACCCGGCCAAGCCCATGGAGGACAAGAAGAAGACCAAGGAGGAGAAACTGAAGGAGCTGGCCGAGATGGCCGCGCTGTTCAAGCCTGTGCAGACTCAGAAGGTGCAGAAAG GTATTGACCCCAAGTCAGTGCTCTGTGCATTCTTCAAGAATGGCCAATGTACTAAAGGAGACAAGTGCAAGTTCTCCCACGACCTCACTATTGagagaaag GCGGAGAAGCGGTCCCTGTACGTGGACATGCGCGACGACGACACGATGGACAACTGGGACGAGGCCAAGCTGCAGGAGGTGGTGGAGAAGAAGCACGGGGAGGGGGACAAGAACCGACCCACCACTGAGATT ATCTGCAAGCACTTCCTAGAAGCGGTCGAGCGGTCCAAATACGGGTGGTTCTGGGAGTGCCCGAGCGGGGGCAAGTGCATCTACCGGCATGCACTGCCCCCAGGCTTCGTGCTCAAGCGAGACAAGAAGAAAATGGAGGAAACTAAGAACCAGCTGTCATTGGTGGATTTGATAGAGAGGGAGCGAGCGGCCTTAGGACCTAATCAGACCAGGATTACATTGGAGACCTTCTTGGCgtggaagaagaagaagatcaaGGATAAGAAG GACCAACAATGCAAAGCCGAAGAGCAGCGCCGAACCGACTTCAAGGCCGGTCGAGCTGTCGGTTTATCCGGTCGAGAGATGTTCTCATTCGACCCGGCTCTGGCCGCGGACGGCGACAGCGACGACGAAGGCGAGGCCGTGGACATGGGCGCGTACGAGAGAGAGGACGATGACGACACTCAGTATAGAGACATCGAGTTTGAACTCATCGGGGCGGAGGCTTCTGAG GTGGACGACACCGGCACGAAAGCCACGGAAGACCGTCTCCAACAGCTCAACGAGGGTCTGGCCAACGGGAGCTCCTCACCAGCCGAGGCAGAAGCGGCTGAAGTACCCATCAATGAAAACCTGTTCCTCGATGAAGATCTGGATGAGGAGCTGCAGAACTTAGACCTCGAGGACTAG
- the LOC105388228 gene encoding transmembrane protein 64 isoform X2, whose amino-acid sequence MELVDVEECQPDPTATARKKGLWAKINNKTTYSYLFNIVISILLLTCLILVLYFFKEYLKTILYWVDNQDPWIVFLLFMGLFLVVSFPVTIGYLVLIITSGYLFGILKGFGTVLVSANFGVAVAHFTLKALRKYLPLDTLLKNETARALLKVISGPQAFKIVFFARLTPIPFGLQNTIFAVSDVRGCGYHLATCLGLMPAQLINVYLGSTLRSMHDVLHESHATGYVVFALQILIGITLMVWVVQKARKELTLAIMQAELDLNRGYPTSYTL is encoded by the exons ATGGAGTTGGTGGACGTGGAAGAATGTCAGCCTGACCCGACCGCCACCGCGAGAAAGAAAGGTTTATGGGCTAAAATTAACAATAAGACCACCTACagctatttatttaacatcgTAATATCGATACTATTGCTCACATGTTTAATTTTAGTGTTGTACTTCTTCAAGGAGTAcctaaaaacaattttatattgGGTGGACAACCAAGACCCTTGGattgtgtttttattgtttatgggGTTGTTTTTAGTGGTTAGTTTCCCAGTGACGATTGGTTATTTAGTGTTAATAATTACTAGTGGTTATTTGTTCGGAATCTTGAAGGGTTTTGGGACAGTGCTAGTGAGTGCGAATTTCGGCGTTGCTGTGGCGCATTTCACGCTGAAAGCGTTGAGGAAATACCTGCCTCTGGACACTCTACTGAAGAATGAGACTGCCAGGGCCCTGCTCAAGGTGATCTCCGGGCCGCAAGCCTTCAAAATTGTGTTCTTTGCCCGGCTCACTCCAATACCCTTTGGCCTGCAGAATACAATATTTGCT GTGAGTGACGTCCGCGGCTGCGGCTACCACCTGGCGACGTGCCTCGGGCTGATGCCGGCGCAGCTCATCAACGTGTACCTCGGCTCCACGCTGCGCTCCATGCACGACGTGCTACACGAGTCGCACGCCACGGGCTACGTCGTGTTCGCGCTGCAG ATCCTGATCGGCATAACCCTCATGGTGTGGGTGGTCCAGAAAGCGCGCAAGGAACTAACCCTCGCCATCATGCAAGCGGAGCTAG ACTTGAATCGCGGGTACCCGACCTCTTACACGCTGTGA
- the LOC105388228 gene encoding transmembrane protein 64 isoform X1 translates to MELVDVEECQPDPTATARKKGLWAKINNKTTYSYLFNIVISILLLTCLILVLYFFKEYLKTILYWVDNQDPWIVFLLFMGLFLVVSFPVTIGYLVLIITSGYLFGILKGFGTVLVSANFGVAVAHFTLKALRKYLPLDTLLKNETARALLKVISGPQAFKIVFFARLTPIPFGLQNTIFAVSDVRGCGYHLATCLGLMPAQLINVYLGSTLRSMHDVLHESHATGYVVFALQILIGITLMVWVVQKARKELTLAIMQAELGRETISSSSDSSVS, encoded by the exons ATGGAGTTGGTGGACGTGGAAGAATGTCAGCCTGACCCGACCGCCACCGCGAGAAAGAAAGGTTTATGGGCTAAAATTAACAATAAGACCACCTACagctatttatttaacatcgTAATATCGATACTATTGCTCACATGTTTAATTTTAGTGTTGTACTTCTTCAAGGAGTAcctaaaaacaattttatattgGGTGGACAACCAAGACCCTTGGattgtgtttttattgtttatgggGTTGTTTTTAGTGGTTAGTTTCCCAGTGACGATTGGTTATTTAGTGTTAATAATTACTAGTGGTTATTTGTTCGGAATCTTGAAGGGTTTTGGGACAGTGCTAGTGAGTGCGAATTTCGGCGTTGCTGTGGCGCATTTCACGCTGAAAGCGTTGAGGAAATACCTGCCTCTGGACACTCTACTGAAGAATGAGACTGCCAGGGCCCTGCTCAAGGTGATCTCCGGGCCGCAAGCCTTCAAAATTGTGTTCTTTGCCCGGCTCACTCCAATACCCTTTGGCCTGCAGAATACAATATTTGCT GTGAGTGACGTCCGCGGCTGCGGCTACCACCTGGCGACGTGCCTCGGGCTGATGCCGGCGCAGCTCATCAACGTGTACCTCGGCTCCACGCTGCGCTCCATGCACGACGTGCTACACGAGTCGCACGCCACGGGCTACGTCGTGTTCGCGCTGCAG ATCCTGATCGGCATAACCCTCATGGTGTGGGTGGTCCAGAAAGCGCGCAAGGAACTAACCCTCGCCATCATGCAAGCGGAGCTAGGTAGGGAGACGATATCCTCCTCAAGCGACTCGTCTGTCAGCTAG
- the LOC119693362 gene encoding putative 1-phosphatidylinositol 3-phosphate 5-kinase → MDKYDTSQLTEFPRFESESSQSGVSTFFNKIWKLPLFSPSESSENLQTKAQGEGKGQSQPADDQNSQEYEEKTETGTYAVEFEGRSLPNVLKRISSLVALGSGGGTRYADTELARYWMPDDISRECYECAARFSTLRRRHHCRVCGQIFCSRCCSQRVPGQIFGCAGGLRVCTYCCNIVLSYLRENDMCGDSPDLRTLQENLQGKFQDNKSTSQTNTRDNFMFATDQEDRCESRTSSKEALQDVFKQLVFTLPTQQHRYRLVRYNGVWRGCDVLQWVMDNTKNKTRVQATAVCQQLLTAGYMECSTELPHFADYALYKPSPPADYPSEGVTTVTTYSPPGCRRQRCASSC, encoded by the exons ATGGACAAGTACGATACATCCCAGCTCACAGAGTTCCCGCGCTTCGAGTCCGAATCGTCACAAAGTGGAGTTTCAACTTTCTTCAACAAAATCTGGAAGCTGCCTCTGTTTTCGCCCAGTGAAAGCAGTGAGAATCTTCAAACTAAGGCCCAGGGTGAGGGCAAGGGGCAAAGCCAGCCGGCGGATGATCAGAATAGCCAAGAATATGAGGAAAAGACCGAGACTGGAACTTACGCGGTTGAGTTTGAAGGGCGGAGTTTGCCTAATGTTTTGAAGAGAATCAGCAGCCTGGTGGCACTAGGGTCAGGG GGTGGCACCCGCTATGCGGACACCGAGTTGGCTCGCTACTGGATGCCGGACGACATCTCCCGCGAGTGCTACGAGTGTGCAGCGAGGTTCTCCACTCTGCGTCGCCGCCACCACTGCCGAGTCTGCGGACAGATCTTCTGCTCCCGCTGCTGTAGCCAGAGAGTGCCTG GTCAAATATTTGGTTGTGCGGGTGGGCTGCGGGTCTGCACATACTGCTGCAACATCGTGCTCAGCTACCTGCGCGAGAACGACATGTGTGGAGACTCACCTGATCTTAGGACTCTGCAAGAAAATCTGCAG GGAAAGTTCCAAGACAACAAGTCCACCAGCCAGACCAACACTCGAGACAACTTCATGTTCGCTACGGACCAGGAGGATCGCTGCGAGTCACGCACCTCCTCGAAGGAGGCGCTACAGGATGTGTTCAAGCAGCTGGTGTTCACGCTGCCCACTCAGCAACACAG ATACCGTTTAGTGAGATACAACGGAGTATGGCGGGGCTGCGACGTATTGCAATGGGTCATGGATAACACTAAGAACAAAACCAG GGTGCAGGCGACAGCGGTGTGCCAGCAGCTGCTGACAGCCGGCTACATGGAGTGCAGCACGGAGCTGCCGCACTTCGCCGACTACGCGCTGTACAAGCCGAGCCCGCCCGCCGACTACCCTAGTGAAGGTGTGACTACCGTGACTACCTACTCCCCACCAGGGTGCAGGCGACAGCGGTGTGCCAGCAGCTGCTGA